Proteins from one Kineosporiaceae bacterium genomic window:
- a CDS encoding DUF485 domain-containing protein translates to MSTTHPRRPSGGTSYEEVQATPEFAQLRSTFRKFVFPVTALFLIWYFAYVLLAAFAPGFMSTKVAGNINIGLVLGLLQFVTTFAITTWYTRWADKVFDPAATVLRERIEGGTR, encoded by the coding sequence GTGTCTACGACGCATCCTCGCCGACCTTCGGGCGGCACGAGTTACGAGGAGGTGCAGGCCACCCCCGAGTTCGCGCAGTTGCGGTCCACCTTCCGCAAGTTCGTGTTCCCGGTGACGGCTCTGTTCCTCATCTGGTACTTCGCCTACGTCCTCCTGGCCGCCTTCGCCCCCGGCTTCATGTCGACCAAGGTCGCAGGCAACATCAACATCGGCTTGGTTCTCGGCCTGCTGCAGTTCGTCACCACGTTCGCGATCACCACCTGGTACACCCGGTGGGCCGACAAGGTGTTCGACCCGGCAGCAACCGTCCTGCGTGAGCGCATCGAGGGAGGCACCCGATGA